The Lutibacter profundi genome includes a region encoding these proteins:
- a CDS encoding PSP1 domain-containing protein, producing the protein MSCNSCSSDINTVPKGCKSNGNCATGDCEKLTVFDWLGNMSLPAGQKPVNIVEVRFKNGRKHFYRNVDNLKISIGDIIAVEGNPGHDIGTVSLSGELIKIQLKRKGLNVDSEEIKKVYRKATQKDIDIWKLARGKEYDTQYRGREILGRLGLKMKLSDVEYQGDGNKATFYYTADERVDFRQLIRDLASAFSIRVEMKQVGLRQEAARLGGIGSCGRELCCSTWLIDLRNVSTSAARYQQLSLNPQKLAGQCGKLKCCLNYELDTYLDALTDFPKSDVVLKTEKGEATFIKMDIFKRVFWYTYKENRSKWYKLTLEQVNEIIEANKNNETVHSLEEYELDLIEETIDKFENVVGQDSLTRFDIPKRKKKRKNKNRNKNSQNKQKNVAQVKQRNQTRKPTHNQQKSTANNQSKNSNSTENRTRKNKKRRPPKRSENSN; encoded by the coding sequence ATGAGCTGTAATAGTTGCTCTTCAGATATAAATACAGTACCAAAAGGTTGTAAAAGTAATGGTAATTGTGCTACAGGAGATTGTGAAAAATTAACAGTTTTTGACTGGCTTGGAAATATGTCATTACCAGCAGGTCAAAAACCAGTTAATATTGTTGAAGTGCGTTTTAAAAATGGACGTAAACATTTTTACAGAAATGTTGATAATTTAAAAATTTCAATAGGAGATATTATTGCTGTTGAAGGAAATCCAGGTCATGATATTGGAACCGTTTCTCTTTCAGGAGAATTAATTAAAATTCAACTAAAAAGAAAAGGATTAAATGTTGATAGTGAGGAAATTAAAAAAGTTTATAGAAAAGCTACTCAAAAAGATATTGATATTTGGAAATTGGCTAGAGGTAAAGAATATGATACACAATACAGGGGAAGAGAAATTTTAGGTAGACTGGGATTAAAAATGAAGCTTTCAGATGTTGAATATCAAGGAGATGGAAATAAAGCCACATTTTATTACACAGCTGATGAGCGGGTTGATTTTAGACAATTAATTAGAGATTTAGCAAGTGCTTTTAGTATTAGAGTTGAAATGAAACAAGTTGGCTTAAGGCAAGAAGCAGCTAGACTAGGAGGAATTGGCTCTTGTGGCAGGGAATTATGTTGCTCAACATGGTTAATAGATTTACGAAATGTAAGTACTTCCGCAGCACGCTATCAACAATTATCATTAAATCCTCAAAAACTAGCTGGTCAGTGTGGTAAATTAAAGTGCTGTTTAAATTATGAATTAGATACTTATCTAGATGCATTAACTGATTTTCCTAAATCAGATGTTGTTTTGAAAACAGAAAAAGGAGAAGCTACTTTTATTAAAATGGATATTTTTAAGAGAGTATTTTGGTATACTTACAAAGAAAATAGAAGTAAATGGTATAAACTAACACTTGAACAAGTTAATGAAATTATTGAAGCAAATAAAAATAATGAAACAGTACATTCGTTAGAAGAATATGAATTAGATTTAATTGAAGAAACAATTGATAAATTTGAAAATGTAGTTGGGCAAGATAGTTTAACCAGATTTGATATTCCAAAAAGAAAAAAGAAAAGAAAAAACAAAAACAGAAACAAAAATTCTCAAAATAAGCAAAAAAACGTAGCTCAGGTAAAACAACGTAACCAAACGAGAAAGCCAACTCATAATCAGCAAAAATCAACGGCAAATAATCAAAGTAAAAATTCGAATAGTACGGAAAATAGAACACGTAAAAATAAAAAAAGAAGACCTCCAAAAAGAAGTGAAAATAGCAATTAA
- a CDS encoding GreA/GreB family elongation factor: MKDYLKIKKKLYEACLLFVNKKHHTVSTIIEFNKKALFSETKSSAGDKHETGRAMLQLEMEKASQQLASITEMKDILAKIEIQKTSEVICLGSLIITTKANYFLAISAGEISFDNKIFYAVSTNSPIGMQLLGKKVGERITFNNAKILEVY; encoded by the coding sequence ATGAAAGATTATTTAAAAATAAAAAAGAAACTATACGAAGCTTGTTTGTTGTTTGTGAATAAAAAACACCATACAGTATCTACTATTATTGAGTTTAACAAAAAAGCCTTGTTTTCTGAAACAAAAAGTTCTGCTGGGGATAAACATGAAACAGGTAGAGCTATGTTGCAGTTAGAAATGGAAAAAGCTAGTCAACAATTAGCGTCAATTACAGAAATGAAAGATATTTTAGCTAAAATTGAAATTCAAAAAACTTCGGAAGTTATATGTTTAGGTAGTTTAATTATAACTACAAAAGCTAACTATTTTTTAGCGATTAGCGCAGGTGAAATTAGTTTTGATAATAAAATATTTTATGCAGTTTCAACCAATTCACCTATTGGAATGCAGTTATTAGGCAAAAAAGTTGGAGAGCGTATTACTTTTAACAACGCTAAAATTTTAGAAGTATATTAA
- a CDS encoding Kelch repeat-containing protein: MKTLEYYPDLEDFTEFLNRAGRAGFSSMHKYNNDLQLYDIKNDSWIKLKSKFKKRAYHNLNFYNHKIYVVGGKNISANGKFEYLDDKIEVFDVDKDIVIIDNTNPHQAVNFASFTYKGNIIVMGGSIKKKNNGFKEYSNKVDLYDIKTGNWYQLGNMPIAKEVKGVLIEDKIYLVGSFNKKPLASIESFDLTTQKWKKEGNLFYGIGKPAITHKENLIYLFNDGKISTYNVLTKELNAYLIDLFMEAPELYYYDYTYWVVLEKIVIPYFHQEIFLVLI; encoded by the coding sequence ATGAAAACTCTTGAGTATTATCCTGATTTAGAAGATTTTACTGAGTTTTTAAATAGAGCAGGTCGTGCAGGTTTCTCTTCAATGCATAAATATAATAATGATTTACAATTATATGATATAAAAAATGATAGTTGGATAAAACTAAAATCAAAATTTAAAAAAAGAGCGTATCACAATTTAAATTTTTACAATCATAAAATATATGTGGTAGGAGGTAAAAACATTTCAGCAAATGGTAAATTTGAATATTTAGATGATAAAATAGAAGTTTTTGATGTAGATAAGGATATTGTAATTATTGACAATACCAATCCGCATCAAGCGGTAAATTTTGCGTCTTTCACGTATAAAGGCAATATTATTGTAATGGGAGGCTCAATTAAAAAGAAGAATAATGGATTTAAAGAGTATTCTAATAAAGTAGACTTGTATGATATTAAAACGGGGAATTGGTATCAATTAGGGAATATGCCCATAGCAAAAGAAGTAAAAGGAGTTTTAATAGAAGATAAAATTTATTTAGTAGGTAGCTTTAATAAAAAGCCATTAGCATCTATAGAGTCTTTTGATTTGACAACTCAAAAATGGAAAAAAGAAGGAAACCTTTTTTATGGAATTGGTAAACCGGCAATAACACATAAAGAGAATCTTATTTATCTTTTTAATGACGGAAAAATAAGCACATATAACGTTTTAACTAAAGAATTGAATGCGTATTTAATAGATTTGTTTATGGAAGCACCGGAATTGTATTATTACGATTATACATATTGGGTGGTTTTAGAAAAAATAGTTATTCCTTATTTCCATCAAGAGATCTTTTTAGTATTGATATAA
- a CDS encoding aspartate-semialdehyde dehydrogenase produces the protein MKVAVVGATGMVGNVMLKVLEERNFPFTDLILVASERSVGKQISYKGTDYTVIGLQDAVDLKPEIALFSAGGTTSEIWAPKFAEAGTTVIDNSSAWRMDPTKKLVVPEINGDVLTKDDKIIANPNCSTIQLVMALAPLHKKYIMKRVVISTYQSVSGTGVKAVQQLENEENGIKGEMAYHYPISRNAIPHCDVFLENGYTKEEMKLVKEPKKILNDKSFTVTATAVRIPTAGGHSEAVNVQFENDFNESDVRKLLNETSGVVVQDNLDTNTYPMPIYAHNKDDVFVGRIRRDESQSKTLNMWIVSDNLRKGAATNAIQIAEYLIKNNLV, from the coding sequence ATGAAAGTAGCTGTTGTAGGTGCAACCGGAATGGTAGGAAATGTGATGTTGAAAGTTTTAGAAGAACGAAATTTTCCGTTTACTGACTTAATCCTTGTCGCTTCTGAGCGATCAGTTGGTAAACAAATCTCCTACAAAGGAACAGATTATACGGTTATTGGATTACAAGATGCTGTTGATTTAAAACCTGAAATTGCTTTATTTTCTGCAGGAGGAACAACATCAGAAATTTGGGCACCTAAATTTGCTGAAGCAGGAACAACTGTAATAGACAATTCATCAGCTTGGAGAATGGATCCTACTAAAAAGTTAGTAGTACCTGAAATTAACGGAGATGTACTAACTAAAGATGATAAAATTATTGCAAATCCTAATTGTTCAACGATTCAATTGGTAATGGCTTTAGCTCCTTTACATAAAAAATATATCATGAAACGCGTGGTAATTTCTACCTATCAATCGGTTTCAGGAACAGGTGTAAAAGCTGTGCAACAACTTGAAAATGAGGAGAATGGTATCAAGGGAGAAATGGCATATCATTATCCAATTAGCAGAAATGCAATTCCGCATTGTGATGTGTTTTTAGAAAATGGATACACCAAAGAAGAAATGAAATTGGTGAAAGAGCCTAAGAAAATTTTAAATGATAAATCGTTTACCGTTACTGCAACTGCGGTTCGTATTCCAACAGCAGGCGGACATTCTGAAGCTGTAAATGTTCAATTTGAAAACGATTTTAATGAAAGTGACGTCCGCAAATTATTAAATGAAACTTCTGGAGTGGTAGTTCAGGATAATTTAGATACAAATACGTATCCAATGCCTATTTATGCGCACAATAAAGATGACGTTTTTGTTGGACGAATTAGAAGAGATGAATCGCAATCCAAAACTCTAAATATGTGGATTGTTTCAGATAATTTACGTAAAGGTGCTGCTACCAATGCTATTCAAATTGCTGAATATTTAATTAAAAATAACTTGGTTTAA
- a CDS encoding peptidase U32 family protein, with the protein MTTTGKIELMAPAGNFESMQAALDNGADSIYFGVEQLNMRARASINFTLDDLQEISDRCKAKNVRTYLTLNTIIYDHDLTIVKTLLQKAKDAAITAVIAMDQAVIASARAIGMEIHISTQINITNIETVKFYAMFADTMVLSRELSLRQVKKITEQIVKENICGPSGNLVEIEIFGHGALCMAVSGKCYMSLHSANSSANRGACKQNCRKKYTVIDQETGFEMELDNEYIMSPKDLCTIDFLDQIDDAGVKVLKIEGRGRAPEYVAKVIKCYRDAIDSIEAGTYNKEKVISWMLELEKVYNRGFWSGYYLGQKLGEWSKGSGSHATQKKVYIGKGMHYFPKSNIGEFKIEAYDITVGDTILITGPTTGAQEMEVKEMFINDVKGEKGQKGDSVTIPLDFRIRPSDKLYKIVSTKVEV; encoded by the coding sequence ATGACTACTACTGGGAAGATTGAATTAATGGCTCCTGCTGGAAATTTTGAATCCATGCAAGCCGCTTTAGATAATGGTGCAGATTCAATTTATTTTGGAGTTGAGCAATTAAATATGCGAGCAAGAGCATCTATTAACTTTACGTTAGATGATTTACAAGAAATTTCCGACAGATGTAAAGCGAAGAATGTAAGAACATATCTTACGTTAAACACTATTATTTACGACCACGATTTAACCATTGTAAAAACATTGCTTCAAAAAGCAAAAGATGCCGCTATTACTGCAGTAATAGCTATGGATCAAGCAGTAATTGCAAGTGCTAGAGCTATTGGTATGGAAATTCATATTTCAACTCAAATAAATATCACCAATATTGAGACGGTTAAATTTTACGCCATGTTTGCTGATACTATGGTTTTAAGTAGAGAATTGAGTTTGCGTCAGGTTAAGAAAATCACAGAACAAATTGTAAAAGAAAATATTTGTGGGCCTTCAGGAAATTTAGTTGAAATTGAAATTTTTGGACACGGAGCATTGTGTATGGCGGTTTCAGGGAAATGTTATATGAGTTTACATTCGGCAAATTCTTCAGCAAATAGAGGTGCTTGTAAACAAAATTGCAGAAAAAAATATACAGTAATAGATCAAGAAACGGGATTTGAAATGGAGTTAGATAATGAATATATCATGTCTCCAAAAGATTTATGTACGATAGATTTTTTAGATCAAATTGATGATGCAGGTGTAAAAGTTTTAAAGATTGAAGGAAGAGGAAGAGCACCAGAGTATGTGGCAAAAGTAATTAAATGTTACCGAGATGCAATTGATAGTATTGAAGCAGGAACCTACAACAAAGAAAAAGTAATTTCTTGGATGTTAGAATTGGAAAAAGTATACAATCGTGGTTTTTGGAGTGGGTATTATTTAGGTCAGAAATTAGGTGAATGGAGTAAAGGTTCTGGAAGTCATGCCACCCAAAAGAAAGTGTATATAGGAAAAGGAATGCATTATTTTCCAAAATCAAACATCGGCGAATTTAAAATTGAAGCTTACGATATAACTGTTGGAGATACCATTTTAATTACAGGGCCAACAACGGGAGCACAAGAAATGGAAGTGAAAGAAATGTTTATAAATGATGTAAAAGGCGAAAAAGGACAAAAAGGAGATTCTGTAACTATTCCGTTAGATTTTAGAATTCGCCCATCAGATAAATTGTATAAAATAGTTTCAACTAAAGTTGAGGTTTAA
- a CDS encoding YfcC family protein has translation MKKFPNALVIMIGFIFLSAILTYIIPQGQYERITNPETNQVTVVPNSYKLVDAEPISIFKTMLSIPEGIVDRADLIALILLIGGCFYVIEKTGALKEGITYLTVKLKGKEEIVLILVSIIFLIAGALMGLQEEIIAMMPVLLYLTSRLGYNAFVAIAISFGSAILGASFSPINPFAVVIAQKETGLEFLSGSEFRLIIMFIAFVVWMFMIIRYANKNKIEKLVEKNELTEKVSIRSILILTLVGVAFVVLIIGMMKYNWGFNEMSAEFFALGILVGLIGKLGMNGTIETYIDGFKELVFAAMIVGFASSISIILKQGMIIDSIIYGLFKPMQYLPKSLAAISMMVSQSVLHFPVSSYSGQAILTMPILAPLSDLIGVSRQVCVLAYQYGAVMMDLIYPTQGALMAIIAIAGIPFDKWFKFIFKFTLVILSVGAIAIVVAVYIGI, from the coding sequence ATGAAAAAATTTCCGAATGCGCTAGTCATTATGATTGGGTTTATTTTCCTTTCTGCAATTTTAACCTATATTATTCCACAAGGTCAATATGAAAGAATTACCAATCCAGAAACGAATCAGGTTACTGTTGTCCCAAATTCTTACAAATTAGTTGATGCAGAACCAATTTCTATTTTTAAAACAATGTTATCTATTCCTGAAGGGATAGTAGATAGAGCTGATTTAATTGCGCTAATTCTATTAATTGGCGGTTGTTTTTATGTGATTGAAAAAACGGGAGCACTAAAAGAAGGAATTACATACCTAACAGTTAAGCTCAAAGGGAAAGAAGAAATTGTATTAATATTGGTTTCTATTATTTTTTTAATTGCAGGTGCGCTTATGGGTTTGCAAGAGGAAATAATAGCAATGATGCCTGTTTTACTCTATTTAACTTCTCGTTTAGGCTATAACGCTTTTGTGGCTATTGCCATAAGTTTTGGTTCTGCAATTTTAGGTGCTTCTTTTAGCCCAATTAATCCATTTGCTGTTGTAATTGCTCAAAAAGAAACAGGTTTAGAATTTCTTTCTGGAAGTGAATTTAGATTAATAATTATGTTTATAGCATTTGTAGTATGGATGTTTATGATTATTAGATATGCAAATAAAAACAAAATTGAAAAGCTTGTAGAAAAGAATGAATTGACAGAAAAAGTAAGTATTAGAAGTATTCTTATTTTAACACTTGTTGGTGTAGCTTTTGTTGTTTTAATTATTGGAATGATGAAATATAATTGGGGTTTCAATGAAATGTCTGCTGAATTTTTCGCACTTGGAATACTTGTTGGTTTGATTGGAAAACTAGGAATGAACGGCACCATTGAAACCTATATTGATGGTTTTAAAGAACTAGTTTTTGCAGCTATGATTGTTGGTTTTGCAAGTAGTATTTCAATTATTTTAAAGCAAGGAATGATTATAGATTCAATTATATATGGCTTGTTTAAACCAATGCAATATTTACCAAAAAGCTTGGCAGCTATTTCTATGATGGTTTCTCAATCGGTATTACATTTTCCAGTTTCAAGTTACTCAGGTCAAGCCATTTTAACAATGCCAATATTAGCTCCACTTTCTGATTTAATAGGAGTTTCTCGTCAGGTTTGTGTATTGGCTTACCAATATGGCGCCGTAATGATGGATTTAATTTACCCAACACAAGGTGCTTTAATGGCAATTATAGCTATTGCAGGTATACCTTTTGATAAATGGTTTAAGTTCATTTTTAAATTTACCTTGGTAATATTAAGTGTTGGAGCTATAGCTATTGTTGTTGCAGTTTATATTGGTATTTAA
- a CDS encoding transglycosylase domain-containing protein, protein MKKKEMTNNQFSKYVKWFWFSVLGGVLTLIFLFLLASWGVFGMLPTFEELENPEHNLASEVISIDGKTLGKYFKENRTPVKYKDLPKNLVNALISTEDERFYEHSGIDFKATFRAILKMGRDGGGSTITQQLAKLLFHGEGSKNLPERILQKVKEYVIAIRLEKQYTKQEILAMYLNKYDFLNQAVGIRSASRIYFGKEPKELTIPESAMLVGMLKNASYFNPLRQSRKKLVKNRRNVVLHQMFKNHFISEVQKDSLQKLDLELNVNREGHSDGYATYFREYLRDFMKKWIKRNPKPDGTFYNLHRDGLKIYVTIDSRMQKYAEEAMKEHMSNLQRVFFKEQKHNRTAPFYDLDKKQITNTIERAMKRSNRWKRMKRSGASVKEIKASFDKKYEMKVFSWKGDIDTIMSPKDSIRYYKYFLRSGLLSIEPQSGHIKAWVGGINYKHFQFDAVKQQKRQVGSTFKPFVYATAINQLNLSPCDKFPNTPYTIPKEKYGMPEDWTPVNSGGKYGGELTLKQALAGSVNVITAKLIDMVNPKNVVSLAKSAGIESDILEVPAIALGSVDLSLYEMVGAYTTFANKGLRVEPMMLQKIEDKNGTVLEQFIPKSKEVLSEESAYVVINLLEGVTEAGSGVRLRTKWAKYPDNIATGYPYEFTNPIAGKTGTTQNQSDGWFMGIVPNLATGVWVGGEDRSTHFAGITKGQGASMALPIWALYYKKLYADKSLNISQEEFEKPENLSIDVNCDDTTDVDENLKNTIDEDPEF, encoded by the coding sequence ATGAAGAAAAAAGAAATGACTAATAATCAATTCTCAAAATATGTAAAATGGTTTTGGTTTAGTGTTTTAGGAGGTGTTTTAACACTAATATTCCTTTTTTTATTAGCTTCTTGGGGTGTTTTTGGAATGCTTCCAACCTTTGAAGAGCTAGAAAACCCTGAACATAATTTAGCCTCAGAAGTTATTTCAATTGATGGAAAAACGTTGGGTAAATATTTTAAAGAAAATAGAACTCCAGTTAAGTATAAAGACTTACCTAAAAACTTAGTAAATGCCTTAATTTCAACAGAAGACGAGCGGTTTTATGAGCATTCTGGAATAGATTTTAAAGCAACTTTTAGAGCCATTTTAAAAATGGGAAGAGATGGAGGAGGTAGCACCATTACTCAACAGCTAGCAAAACTATTATTCCATGGAGAAGGATCTAAAAATTTACCCGAAAGAATCCTTCAAAAAGTTAAAGAATATGTAATTGCCATTCGTTTAGAAAAGCAATATACCAAACAAGAAATTTTAGCAATGTATCTTAATAAATACGATTTTTTAAATCAAGCAGTGGGAATTAGATCTGCATCCCGTATTTATTTTGGAAAAGAACCTAAAGAATTAACAATACCTGAATCAGCAATGTTGGTAGGGATGTTAAAAAATGCTTCGTATTTCAACCCTTTAAGACAATCAAGAAAAAAACTGGTTAAAAACCGTAGAAATGTGGTTTTACATCAAATGTTCAAAAATCATTTTATTTCCGAAGTACAAAAAGACTCTCTTCAAAAATTAGATTTGGAATTAAATGTAAATAGAGAAGGTCATAGCGACGGTTACGCAACCTATTTTCGTGAATACCTACGAGATTTCATGAAAAAATGGATAAAAAGGAATCCAAAACCTGATGGTACTTTTTATAATTTGCACCGTGACGGACTTAAAATTTATGTAACCATAGATTCTCGTATGCAAAAATATGCTGAAGAAGCTATGAAAGAACACATGTCTAATTTACAAAGAGTATTTTTTAAAGAACAAAAGCACAACAGAACGGCTCCTTTTTATGATTTAGATAAAAAGCAAATTACAAATACTATTGAACGGGCTATGAAGCGTTCTAATCGTTGGAAACGAATGAAAAGAAGTGGAGCTTCAGTTAAAGAAATAAAAGCTTCATTTGATAAAAAATACGAAATGAAAGTTTTTTCTTGGAAAGGAGATATAGACACAATTATGTCACCAAAAGATTCTATTCGCTATTATAAATATTTTTTAAGATCAGGGTTATTATCTATAGAACCACAATCTGGTCATATAAAAGCTTGGGTTGGAGGTATTAATTATAAACATTTTCAATTTGATGCAGTTAAACAACAAAAAAGACAAGTAGGATCTACTTTTAAACCATTTGTATATGCAACAGCTATTAATCAGTTAAATTTATCTCCTTGCGACAAGTTTCCAAATACACCTTATACAATTCCAAAAGAAAAATATGGAATGCCTGAAGATTGGACTCCTGTAAATTCAGGAGGAAAATATGGAGGAGAATTAACGTTAAAACAAGCATTAGCTGGCTCAGTAAATGTAATTACCGCAAAGTTGATTGATATGGTAAATCCAAAAAATGTAGTGAGTTTAGCAAAAAGTGCCGGTATAGAAAGTGATATTCTTGAAGTACCAGCTATAGCATTAGGCTCTGTTGATTTATCGTTGTATGAAATGGTGGGTGCTTATACAACTTTTGCGAATAAAGGCCTAAGAGTAGAACCTATGATGCTACAGAAAATTGAAGATAAAAATGGTACTGTTTTAGAACAGTTTATACCAAAATCTAAAGAAGTTTTAAGTGAAGAATCGGCCTATGTTGTAATTAATTTATTAGAAGGTGTAACTGAAGCGGGTTCAGGAGTTCGTTTGCGTACAAAATGGGCAAAATATCCTGATAATATAGCTACAGGGTATCCGTATGAATTTACAAATCCAATTGCTGGTAAAACAGGAACAACCCAAAATCAATCAGATGGCTGGTTTATGGGTATAGTCCCTAATTTAGCAACAGGAGTTTGGGTAGGAGGTGAAGATAGATCTACTCACTTTGCCGGTATAACGAAAGGACAAGGAGCTTCCATGGCTTTACCAATTTGGGCATTGTATTATAAAAAGTTATATGCAGATAAAAGTTTGAACATAAGTCAAGAAGAATTTGAAAAACCCGAAAACTTAAGTATTGATGTTAATTGTGATGATACAACTGATGTAGATGAAAATTTGAAAAACACAATAGATGAAGATCCAGAATTTTAA
- a CDS encoding carboxypeptidase-like regulatory domain-containing protein, which yields MKKITLFLIFSLSTFLSFSQYIEGKVVDANTNKPIEGVNVYMEGINRGAVTNEKGNYYLKFPYVIVKNDVIRFSHIAYKELEVPYVPQKKNYSVNLLIDLNKLEEVKISERRNLKQRISYTKLSSMKNGVHSFGSILIDDKIYVIGGDASVVEDIYENS from the coding sequence ATGAAAAAAATTACATTGTTTTTAATCTTTTCGCTTTCAACATTTTTATCTTTTTCACAGTATATTGAAGGAAAAGTAGTAGATGCCAATACCAATAAACCTATTGAAGGTGTTAATGTGTATATGGAAGGAATAAATAGAGGAGCTGTAACTAATGAAAAAGGAAATTACTACTTGAAATTTCCTTATGTTATTGTAAAAAATGATGTTATTCGTTTCTCGCATATAGCATATAAAGAGTTAGAAGTTCCCTATGTTCCACAGAAAAAAAATTATTCAGTTAATCTATTAATTGATTTAAATAAACTAGAAGAAGTAAAAATTTCTGAAAGGAGAAACTTAAAACAACGCATTTCGTATACAAAACTTTCTTCTATGAAAAATGGAGTGCATTCTTTTGGTTCAATATTAATAGATGATAAAATTTATGTAATTGGTGGAGATGCTTCAGTTGTAGAAGATATTTATGAAAACTCTTGA
- a CDS encoding gliding motility lipoprotein GldH, translating to MKIAIKIIKNISLYSGIFLVLSCNSNVVYDKYKPIENHQWYSENAINFIVSNKDTISLNNVFINIRNNKNYEFSSLFLITKMEFPSGNQVIDTLEYEMTDSYGNWLGQGFTDIKENKLFYKENVVFYEKGDYKFAIYQATRSSKDIEGKNPLNGITDVGLRIEKVKK from the coding sequence GTGAAAATAGCAATTAAAATAATTAAAAATATAAGTTTATACTCAGGTATATTTTTAGTACTATCGTGTAATTCAAATGTGGTTTATGACAAGTATAAACCTATTGAAAATCATCAATGGTATTCAGAAAATGCAATTAATTTTATTGTTAGTAATAAAGATACTATTTCTTTAAATAATGTGTTTATTAATATTAGAAACAACAAGAACTATGAATTTAGCTCATTGTTTTTAATTACAAAAATGGAATTCCCTAGTGGAAATCAAGTAATTGACACATTAGAGTATGAAATGACAGATTCGTATGGAAATTGGTTAGGACAAGGGTTTACAGATATTAAAGAAAATAAACTTTTTTATAAAGAAAATGTAGTATTTTATGAAAAAGGAGATTATAAATTTGCGATTTATCAAGCAACTAGAAGTTCTAAAGATATTGAAGGCAAAAACCCTTTAAATGGGATAACAGATGTAGGTTTAAGAATTGAAAAAGTGAAAAAATGA
- the trxA gene encoding thioredoxin → MTELLTKKTFLEKVFNFEKNKEWKFEGDIPCVIDFYADWCGPCKMVAPVLEELSETYKGKINIYKVDTEAEQELAAAFGIRSIPSILFVPKDGEPQMAQGALPKHQLEQIFKDVLKVSK, encoded by the coding sequence ATGACAGAATTATTAACTAAAAAAACTTTTTTAGAAAAGGTTTTTAATTTCGAAAAAAATAAAGAGTGGAAGTTTGAAGGAGATATACCTTGTGTTATTGATTTTTATGCAGATTGGTGTGGCCCTTGTAAAATGGTTGCCCCGGTTTTAGAAGAATTAAGTGAAACTTATAAGGGAAAAATCAATATTTACAAAGTAGATACAGAAGCTGAGCAAGAATTAGCAGCAGCATTTGGTATTAGAAGTATTCCTTCTATTTTATTTGTTCCTAAAGATGGTGAGCCTCAAATGGCACAGGGAGCACTCCCTAAACATCAACTTGAACAAATATTTAAAGATGTATTAAAGGTTTCAAAGTAA
- a CDS encoding ferredoxin, which yields MVIITLQRAKCIGCNYCVELAPAQFQMSKKDGKSVLLHAKEKKGFFTIKSPDETIFDASVKAKEACPVKIIDVKQT from the coding sequence ATGGTAATTATCACCTTACAAAGAGCCAAATGCATAGGTTGTAATTATTGTGTTGAATTGGCTCCTGCTCAATTTCAAATGTCAAAAAAAGATGGTAAATCAGTTTTGCTTCATGCTAAAGAAAAAAAAGGGTTTTTCACTATCAAATCTCCCGATGAAACAATTTTTGATGCAAGTGTTAAAGCAAAAGAAGCTTGTCCGGTAAAAATTATTGATGTAAAACAAACTTAA
- a CDS encoding DoxX family membrane protein, with protein sequence MNSKLTMVLRILLGLILVVFGANKFFGFMPNMEMPAPAANLMGAMMESGYMLKLVGATEVVIGLLLLIKKWVPFALIVLAPISVNIIFFHVFLAPAGIAPAAIVAIINILLIYNNWNKLKILF encoded by the coding sequence ATGAATTCAAAATTAACAATGGTACTTCGTATTTTATTAGGATTAATCTTAGTTGTATTTGGTGCTAACAAATTTTTTGGTTTTATGCCAAATATGGAAATGCCCGCTCCCGCAGCAAATTTAATGGGTGCAATGATGGAATCTGGTTATATGCTTAAGTTAGTTGGAGCTACTGAAGTTGTTATTGGGTTATTACTTTTAATTAAAAAATGGGTTCCTTTTGCCTTGATAGTTTTGGCGCCAATATCCGTAAATATAATCTTTTTTCATGTTTTCTTAGCTCCTGCTGGAATCGCCCCAGCCGCAATTGTAGCAATTATTAATATTCTATTAATCTACAATAATTGGAATAAATTGAAGATTTTATTTTAA